From the genome of Muricauda sp. SCSIO 64092, one region includes:
- a CDS encoding 2OG-Fe(II) oxygenase, translating to MKAETVENSILALDWNAIVEALHTKGYALVPNVLTEAQCSDITERYDQDDLFRKKVVMERHRFGKGEYKYFTYPLPTIIQQLREALYTPLTKIANAWMQALKIDVRYPEAHERLRQRCHENGQKEATPLLLKYGIGGFNTLHQDLYGNHYFPIQAVFNLTAPDIDFTGGEFVLTQQVPRAQSKATVLNPQKGDMVVFATNFRPVLGTRGYYRAKMRHGVSELKSGERYALGIIFHDAKS from the coding sequence ATGAAAGCTGAGACTGTTGAAAACAGCATCCTGGCCCTTGACTGGAATGCCATTGTGGAAGCATTGCACACCAAGGGTTATGCCCTGGTGCCCAATGTGCTGACAGAAGCGCAATGCAGCGACATAACCGAACGCTATGATCAGGATGATCTGTTTCGAAAAAAGGTGGTCATGGAACGCCACCGTTTTGGAAAGGGGGAGTACAAATATTTTACCTATCCGCTCCCCACTATAATCCAACAACTGCGGGAAGCACTGTACACGCCACTGACCAAAATCGCCAATGCATGGATGCAAGCCCTGAAAATTGACGTCAGATACCCGGAAGCACATGAAAGGCTGCGGCAACGATGCCATGAAAATGGGCAAAAAGAGGCCACGCCCCTATTGCTAAAATATGGCATAGGGGGATTCAACACTTTGCACCAGGACCTTTATGGCAATCATTATTTTCCCATTCAGGCCGTTTTCAATCTGACCGCGCCCGACATCGATTTCACTGGGGGTGAATTCGTACTTACCCAACAGGTGCCCAGGGCACAGTCAAAAGCCACGGTGCTCAATCCACAAAAGGGCGATATGGTGGTCTTCGCCACCAATTTTAGACCTGTCCTCGGAACTAGGGGCTATTATCGGGCCAAGATGCGGCATGGCGTGAGTGAACTAAAAAGTGGGGAAAGATATGCCCTGGGGATCATATTCCATGACGCCAAAAGCTGA
- a CDS encoding type II toxin-antitoxin system RelE/ParE family toxin, with the protein MANYNLSTRAQYDVVGIYKYGIKYFGRLQAASYLLELENFLIELSQRPELAKDASSISNALEFYNFKAHVIFYEFDAENEIYVVRVLGKRMNFVEHL; encoded by the coding sequence ATGGCAAATTATAATTTATCCACCAGGGCCCAATATGATGTAGTAGGCATTTATAAATATGGCATCAAATACTTTGGTCGATTGCAGGCAGCCAGTTACTTATTGGAACTGGAGAATTTTCTGATCGAACTTTCCCAAAGGCCGGAACTGGCCAAAGATGCTTCCTCCATTTCCAATGCCTTAGAATTTTACAATTTTAAGGCGCACGTTATTTTTTATGAGTTCGATGCTGAAAATGAAATATATGTGGTAAGGGTTTTGGGCAAACGGATGAATTTTGTGGAACACCTATAA
- a CDS encoding chitosanase, which yields MDKKKKIIQVLNVFETGVAEGKYHLISVYQDGPIDKNTGRNIYQITYGRSQTTEFGNLKRLIEVYMEMDGKFSNSFQNYVNRIGRRPSLRKNKEFIKLLKRAALEDVVMKNAQDVFFDRYYYKPAHAWFTGHGFTLPLSLLVIYDSFIHSGRILGKLRQRFAEVPPVEGGDEKKWITNYVNARHDWLLSFQYHSNPKRRVLAKTVYRTQCFKDLIAANNWELEGTINANGVLIP from the coding sequence GTGGATAAGAAAAAAAAGATAATACAGGTTTTAAATGTTTTTGAGACTGGGGTGGCCGAAGGAAAATATCATTTGATTTCCGTTTACCAAGACGGACCGATTGATAAAAACACGGGACGTAACATTTATCAAATCACCTATGGTAGAAGCCAAACCACCGAATTTGGGAACTTAAAGCGCCTTATTGAGGTATACATGGAAATGGATGGGAAGTTTTCAAATTCTTTCCAAAACTACGTGAATAGAATTGGCCGGAGGCCATCTTTAAGAAAGAACAAGGAATTTATCAAGCTACTTAAACGGGCCGCTTTGGAGGACGTGGTAATGAAAAATGCCCAAGATGTCTTTTTTGATCGCTATTATTACAAACCCGCCCATGCATGGTTTACGGGACATGGTTTCACACTTCCGTTGAGCTTACTGGTCATTTATGACAGCTTTATACATTCTGGACGGATCTTGGGAAAATTGAGGCAAAGATTTGCGGAAGTACCCCCGGTAGAAGGAGGGGATGAAAAAAAATGGATCACCAACTATGTCAATGCAAGACACGATTGGTTATTGTCATTTCAATATCATTCCAATCCAAAGCGAAGGGTATTGGCAAAAACCGTCTATAGGACGCAGTGTTTTAAAGATTTAATAGCGGCAAATAACTGGGAACTGGAAGGTACTATAAACGCCAATGGCGTGCTTATTCCATGA
- a CDS encoding DUF1428 domain-containing protein codes for MKNYIDGFVLPVPSIHLDEYKKVAKKVAEIWKEYGALAYFEFVGDDLFLEGTKSFIESVAAKDDEEIVFGWVVFPSKAVRDLANKKVPLDPRMTTLVAPLTDPKKLIFDGSRMVYGGFRSLVASE; via the coding sequence ATGAAAAACTATATCGATGGCTTTGTGCTTCCAGTTCCCAGCATCCATTTGGACGAATACAAAAAGGTGGCTAAAAAAGTAGCTGAGATTTGGAAAGAATACGGGGCGTTGGCGTACTTTGAATTTGTTGGTGACGATTTATTTTTGGAAGGCACCAAGTCCTTTATCGAAAGCGTAGCGGCAAAAGATGATGAGGAAATTGTATTTGGTTGGGTGGTGTTTCCTTCCAAAGCGGTACGCGACCTGGCCAACAAAAAGGTTCCCCTGGACCCAAGAATGACAACCTTGGTTGCCCCATTGACCGACCCTAAAAAGCTAATATTTGATGGCAGTAGAATGGTATATGGAGGGTTTCGATCCCTTGTGGCATCCGAATGA
- a CDS encoding methylated-DNA--[protein]-cysteine S-methyltransferase, which translates to MNTQQQLNYDRVAAAIRYIRKNFKEQPSLNAIAESVHLSPYHFQRLFSEWAGVSPKKFMQHISVAYAKQLLKEQQATLFDVAHETGLSGTGRLHDLFINIEGMTPGEYKNAGENLSINFSFAESPFGNLIVASTPKGICHMAFSNDEEKAMRELKTRFANATYRQVVDTLQQDALFIFQNDWSKLNQIKLHLNATPFQLKVWEALLKIPHGQLTTYGAIAKRINAPKASRAVGTAIGNNPVAYLIPCHRVIKASGTIGGYAWGSTRKTAMIGWEAVR; encoded by the coding sequence ATGAATACGCAACAGCAATTAAATTACGATCGAGTGGCCGCGGCCATCCGCTATATCCGGAAAAACTTTAAGGAGCAGCCTTCTTTGAACGCCATTGCCGAAAGTGTACATCTGAGTCCGTACCATTTTCAACGCTTGTTCAGTGAATGGGCGGGCGTGAGTCCAAAAAAGTTCATGCAGCATATTAGCGTGGCGTATGCCAAGCAATTGTTAAAGGAACAGCAGGCCACTTTGTTTGATGTGGCACATGAAACGGGACTTTCGGGAACGGGCAGGTTGCATGACCTTTTTATCAATATTGAGGGCATGACCCCTGGGGAGTATAAAAATGCAGGGGAAAACCTTTCCATCAATTTTAGCTTTGCCGAAAGTCCGTTCGGCAATCTTATTGTCGCCTCCACACCAAAAGGGATATGCCATATGGCATTTAGCAACGATGAGGAAAAAGCCATGCGGGAACTCAAAACACGTTTTGCCAATGCCACCTATCGGCAGGTGGTCGATACTTTACAACAGGATGCACTGTTCATATTTCAGAACGACTGGAGTAAACTCAACCAGATCAAGCTTCACTTAAATGCCACCCCTTTTCAATTAAAGGTTTGGGAGGCCCTGTTGAAAATACCGCATGGACAGTTGACCACCTATGGGGCCATTGCCAAACGCATTAATGCGCCCAAGGCTTCAAGGGCAGTAGGCACCGCCATAGGCAACAATCCGGTGGCTTACTTGATTCCCTGTCACCGTGTGATCAAGGCATCCGGAACCATTGGGGGCTATGCCTGGGGCAGTACCCGAAAAACGGCGATGATCGGTTGGGAGGCCGTCCGGTAA
- a CDS encoding LytR/AlgR family response regulator transcription factor, translating into MQILIIEDEARAANQLQRLLQTLEFEYRLLGILDTVEESVDWFQNNQDPDLVFMDIQLADGLSFEIFQNVRLQCPIIFTTAFDQYAIRAFKVNSVDYLLKPVQLEDLQHALEKFNRSKQRLTLNPETLQRFLDDMQTTERREGILVKEGNGFVQLRISDLLYVYSEDSITFGVTGDKRVIIDETLDQLYPSLDPNQFYRINRSQIVAKLAIVKIGKYFNHRLKLTLTKARDMEFIVSRPKTNDFKSWMNR; encoded by the coding sequence ATGCAGATACTCATCATTGAAGACGAAGCCCGGGCAGCCAATCAATTGCAACGCCTGTTGCAAACTTTGGAATTTGAATATAGGTTATTGGGTATCCTGGACACGGTTGAGGAAAGTGTGGATTGGTTTCAAAACAACCAGGACCCTGATTTGGTGTTCATGGACATTCAACTGGCAGATGGGCTAAGCTTTGAAATATTCCAAAACGTACGGTTGCAATGCCCGATCATATTTACCACCGCTTTTGACCAGTATGCCATACGCGCTTTTAAGGTGAACAGTGTTGACTATCTTTTAAAGCCCGTTCAACTGGAGGATTTGCAACACGCATTGGAAAAATTTAATCGTTCCAAACAACGGCTTACGCTAAACCCTGAAACCCTTCAACGTTTTTTGGACGACATGCAGACCACAGAGCGGCGAGAAGGTATTTTGGTAAAAGAAGGGAATGGTTTTGTACAATTGCGCATTTCGGATCTGTTGTATGTATACTCCGAAGACAGCATCACATTTGGGGTCACTGGGGACAAACGGGTCATCATAGATGAAACCCTGGACCAGCTTTATCCGTCATTGGACCCGAACCAATTCTATCGAATTAATCGCAGCCAGATTGTAGCAAAATTGGCCATTGTAAAAATTGGGAAATACTTTAATCACCGTTTGAAATTGACCCTAACAAAAGCCAGGGACATGGAATTTATTGTAAGCCGGCCAAAGACCAACGATTTTAAAAGCTGGATGAATCGATAA
- a CDS encoding YdeI/OmpD-associated family protein, translated as MNPIVTKYFRHRKEWRKWLEENFETRDDIWLEYPLKKTGKQRIVYNDAVEEALCFGWIDSTVKSLNKETTIQRFCRRRKQSSFSQPNIERLKWLFENNLIHSSITKEVAEIIEQEFVFPEDIIAQLKQDQTVWEHYQNFSAPYKRIRIAYIDSARKRGDEFTKRLNNFMERTKENKKIKGFGGIDKYY; from the coding sequence ATGAACCCCATAGTGACCAAATATTTTAGGCATAGAAAGGAGTGGAGAAAGTGGCTCGAAGAAAATTTTGAGACCAGGGATGATATTTGGTTGGAATATCCCTTAAAAAAGACCGGGAAGCAACGCATAGTGTACAATGACGCCGTTGAAGAAGCACTCTGTTTTGGATGGATCGATAGTACCGTTAAATCACTGAACAAAGAGACCACCATTCAGCGATTTTGTAGGAGAAGGAAGCAATCGTCTTTTTCACAACCCAACATAGAACGCTTGAAATGGCTCTTTGAAAACAACTTGATCCACAGTTCAATTACAAAGGAAGTAGCGGAAATAATTGAACAAGAATTCGTTTTTCCGGAAGATATCATAGCGCAGTTAAAACAGGATCAAACGGTGTGGGAGCATTATCAAAATTTCTCAGCGCCCTATAAACGAATTAGAATTGCCTATATTGATAGTGCAAGGAAAAGAGGCGATGAATTTACCAAACGCTTGAACAACTTTATGGAAAGGACAAAAGAGAACAAGAAGATCAAAGGGTTTGGTGGAATCGATAAATACTATTAA
- a CDS encoding type II toxin-antitoxin system ParD family antitoxin has translation METVRKSITFTNQQDNWIKLRVQNGDFTNDSEYIRDLVRQDQQQHMKLVELKNAIDEGLQSGKSSLKISDIIEQVDNGKL, from the coding sequence GTGGAAACGGTTCGAAAATCTATCACTTTTACAAATCAACAGGACAATTGGATAAAACTGAGGGTTCAAAATGGTGACTTCACCAATGACAGTGAGTATATCCGTGATTTGGTCAGACAGGACCAACAGCAACATATGAAGCTGGTTGAACTCAAAAATGCGATAGACGAAGGATTACAAAGTGGGAAAAGTTCATTGAAGATCAGTGATATCATTGAACAAGTGGATAATGGCAAATTATAA
- a CDS encoding Ada metal-binding domain-containing protein: MWSHTHLSPEALRQKIKDGSVTFGGNKKLKIYGRLNCGSGKRMKKQNRVFFKDETEAQNLGYRPCGHCMRLAYLKWVRHKKITLFSIHFCYRKNTQNDVIFLDRTYIKSKQK; this comes from the coding sequence ATGTGGTCCCATACCCATCTATCCCCAGAAGCGCTTCGCCAAAAAATAAAGGATGGCAGCGTGACCTTCGGCGGAAACAAAAAACTCAAGATTTATGGCCGACTGAACTGTGGTTCCGGGAAACGAATGAAAAAACAGAACAGGGTATTCTTTAAGGATGAAACGGAAGCCCAAAATTTAGGGTATCGCCCTTGTGGACATTGTATGCGGCTGGCATATTTAAAGTGGGTTCGACATAAGAAAATTACTCTTTTTTCGATACACTTTTGCTATCGCAAAAACACTCAAAATGACGTAATTTTCTTAGATAGAACTTACATTAAATCAAAACAAAAATAG
- a CDS encoding carboxypeptidase-like regulatory domain-containing protein: MRTLFLSILFLFVTLIDVSAQIAVEGKVYFDQKPMPNVTVFLNNTTVGTITNSDGEFKLHMPDGVYELVISHIGFKTVKYDLDTSTYTDSLFFPLSEEKLALDEVVVVGRQNDEEWNHNFAVFVKEFLGTSEFSTSCTILNPNVLFFEFDPEKNSLTAQATKTLRIKNEALGYEIRYDLEHFSIENKLTTYAGYAYFKELSGRKNKHRKWEKNRLRAYKGSQLHFYRSVRNHTAQEEGFVIHQFARKKNPKRPTEEELTKARKIVASSNVRVNISKKIGPPKNALDSAVLTLNKARLPKYVDYLYKSDLASSDIVQEMDAKTYLKFDDNLRITYLHEKEEEGYILRNPFSKPRKALPQTSNIIPLADKILIYNEGILAEPLNVLYEEYWSYEKFAHALPLDYEPELQE, from the coding sequence ATGCGTACATTATTCCTCAGTATCCTTTTTTTATTCGTTACCCTTATTGACGTATCTGCTCAAATAGCTGTTGAAGGGAAGGTCTATTTTGACCAAAAACCAATGCCCAATGTCACGGTATTTCTCAATAACACTACGGTGGGAACCATTACAAACAGCGATGGGGAGTTCAAGCTTCATATGCCCGATGGAGTTTATGAATTGGTCATTTCCCACATAGGCTTTAAAACCGTAAAATATGATTTGGACACCTCAACGTATACCGATTCCCTTTTTTTCCCACTTTCCGAGGAAAAGCTGGCTTTGGATGAAGTGGTTGTAGTGGGGCGGCAGAATGATGAGGAATGGAACCATAACTTTGCTGTTTTTGTTAAGGAATTTCTGGGGACCAGTGAATTTTCAACTTCCTGTACCATTCTTAACCCTAATGTGTTGTTTTTTGAATTTGATCCGGAAAAAAATAGCCTTACTGCACAGGCCACGAAGACCCTGCGAATCAAAAATGAAGCCCTGGGCTATGAAATACGCTATGATCTGGAACATTTTTCAATAGAAAATAAGCTTACAACATATGCTGGGTATGCCTATTTCAAGGAATTATCAGGGCGAAAAAACAAACATAGGAAATGGGAAAAAAATAGATTGCGGGCGTATAAAGGTTCCCAACTACATTTTTACAGAAGTGTGCGCAACCATACGGCCCAGGAAGAAGGGTTTGTCATCCATCAGTTTGCAAGAAAGAAGAATCCGAAAAGACCAACTGAGGAGGAATTGACAAAAGCACGAAAAATAGTGGCGTCATCCAATGTCAGGGTAAACATTTCAAAAAAAATAGGTCCCCCCAAAAACGCACTGGATTCTGCCGTACTTACGTTAAACAAAGCAAGGCTCCCAAAATATGTGGATTACTTGTACAAGTCGGATTTGGCTTCATCGGATATAGTTCAGGAAATGGATGCCAAAACCTATCTAAAGTTTGATGATAATTTGAGGATCACCTACCTCCATGAAAAGGAAGAAGAGGGCTATATTTTAAGAAACCCCTTTAGCAAGCCCCGAAAGGCACTGCCGCAAACTTCGAACATCATTCCACTGGCCGATAAAATTTTGATCTACAATGAAGGTATTTTGGCAGAACCCTTGAATGTACTTTATGAAGAATACTGGTCCTATGAAAAATTCGCACATGCCTTACCTTTGGACTATGAACCGGAACTTCAGGAATAG